The Streptomyces kanamyceticus genome window below encodes:
- the chvE gene encoding multiple monosaccharide ABC transporter substrate-binding protein yields MRIRTLALATTAAALALSLSACGQEAKGGSRYRPDDGKGGTIGLAMPTKASERWIADGRNMASQFKKAGYDTDLQYGDDKVENQVAQLENMITKGHRLLVVAAIDGSALTDVLARAHDAGIPVISYDRLILGTENVDYYASFDNERVGRLQGRYLVDKLGLGKPDRDSGDTYSVELFAGSPDDNNTKYFWNGAMKVLKPYLDSGQLVVRSKQTRMNQATTLRWDGGTAQKRMDDLISKSYGERRVDAVLSPYDGISIGVISALKSAGYGTRSEPLPVITGQDAELASVKSIIRGEQTQTVFKDTRKLAAQTVRMGDAVLTGKKVEVNNTTDYDNGEKTVPSFLLKPVSVDKTNTQLLVDEGYFSAGQLS; encoded by the coding sequence ATGCGCATCCGCACGCTCGCCCTCGCCACGACCGCCGCGGCACTCGCCCTGTCGCTCAGCGCCTGCGGCCAGGAGGCCAAGGGCGGCAGCCGCTACCGCCCTGACGACGGCAAGGGCGGCACCATCGGTCTCGCGATGCCCACCAAGGCGTCCGAGCGGTGGATAGCCGACGGCAGGAACATGGCTTCGCAGTTCAAGAAGGCCGGTTACGACACCGATCTCCAGTACGGCGACGACAAGGTGGAGAACCAGGTCGCCCAGCTCGAGAACATGATCACCAAGGGGCACCGGCTCCTGGTGGTCGCCGCGATCGACGGCTCCGCGCTCACCGACGTACTGGCTCGGGCGCACGACGCGGGCATCCCCGTGATCTCGTACGACCGTCTCATCCTGGGCACCGAGAACGTCGACTACTACGCGTCGTTCGACAACGAACGCGTGGGCAGGCTGCAGGGGCGGTACCTCGTCGACAAGCTGGGGCTCGGCAAGCCGGACAGGGACTCCGGGGACACCTACTCCGTCGAGCTGTTCGCGGGCTCCCCCGACGACAACAACACCAAGTACTTCTGGAACGGCGCCATGAAGGTGCTGAAGCCGTACCTGGACAGCGGGCAGCTCGTCGTACGCAGCAAGCAGACGCGGATGAACCAGGCGACCACGCTGCGCTGGGACGGCGGCACCGCGCAGAAGCGCATGGACGACCTGATCAGCAAGAGCTACGGCGAGCGGCGCGTGGACGCCGTCCTCTCGCCGTACGACGGGATCTCCATCGGCGTCATCTCGGCGCTCAAGAGCGCCGGTTACGGGACGAGGAGCGAGCCGCTGCCGGTCATCACCGGACAGGACGCCGAGCTGGCGTCGGTGAAGTCGATCATCCGGGGCGAGCAGACGCAGACCGTCTTCAAGGACACCCGCAAGCTCGCCGCGCAGACGGTGAGGATGGGCGACGCGGTCCTGACCGGCAAGAAGGTCGAGGTCAACAACACCACGGACTACGACAACGGCGAGAAGACCGTGCCGTCCTTCCTCCTGAAACCGGTCAGCGTCGACAAGACGAACACCCAACTCCTGGTCGACGAGGGCTACTTCAGCGCGGGGCAGCTCTCGTGA
- the mmsA gene encoding multiple monosaccharide ABC transporter ATP-binding protein, whose protein sequence is MSAPILEMRAITKTFPGVTALSDVNLTVRPGEIHAICGENGAGKSTLMKVLSGVHPHGSYDGEILFEGEPMAFKDIRASERRGIVIIHQELALVPHLSIAENIFLGNEQARGGFVDWNGTLRRAGALLKRVGLREKPQTPVADIGVGKQQLVEIAKALSKEVRLLILDEPTAALNDDDSAKLLGLIGELREQGIACIIISHKLNEIRAVTDAVTILRDGRTVETLTVRETPDAEAELSEDRIIRGMVGRDLDHRFPDRTPYAGEDAGTLALSVAGWTVRHPVDQQRTVVDDVSLTVRRGEIVGIAGLMGAGRTELAMSVFGRSYGVYVAGDVAVNGRPVVTRTVPAAVDAGIAYVTEDRKRYGLNLIDDINRNVSLASLPGMRRRGVVDEHHERSVAERYRKAMNIKAPTVFEEVGRLSGGNQQKVVLSKWIHADPEVLILDEPTRGIDVGAKYEIYTVIDELAAQGKAVLFISSELPELLGMCDRIYTMAEGRLTGEVTRAEATQEVLMRHMTQTRSPKS, encoded by the coding sequence GTGAGCGCACCGATCCTGGAGATGCGCGCCATCACCAAGACGTTCCCCGGCGTCACGGCGCTCTCCGACGTGAACCTGACGGTGCGCCCCGGGGAGATCCACGCGATCTGCGGGGAGAACGGCGCGGGCAAGTCGACGCTGATGAAGGTCCTCAGCGGCGTCCATCCGCACGGGAGTTACGACGGGGAGATCCTCTTCGAGGGCGAGCCGATGGCCTTCAAGGACATCCGGGCCAGCGAGCGCCGGGGCATCGTGATCATCCATCAGGAGCTGGCACTCGTCCCCCACTTGTCGATCGCGGAGAACATCTTCCTCGGCAACGAGCAGGCGCGCGGCGGCTTCGTCGACTGGAACGGCACCCTGCGCAGGGCGGGCGCACTCCTGAAGCGGGTCGGTCTGCGCGAGAAGCCGCAGACGCCGGTCGCCGACATCGGCGTGGGCAAACAGCAGCTCGTGGAGATCGCCAAGGCCCTGTCGAAGGAGGTGCGGCTGCTCATCCTGGACGAGCCGACAGCCGCGCTCAACGACGACGACAGCGCGAAGCTGCTCGGCCTCATCGGGGAACTGCGCGAGCAGGGCATCGCCTGCATCATCATCTCGCACAAGCTGAACGAGATCCGGGCCGTCACCGACGCGGTGACCATCCTGCGCGACGGGCGCACCGTCGAAACCCTGACGGTCCGTGAGACTCCGGACGCCGAGGCCGAGTTGTCGGAGGACCGCATCATCCGCGGCATGGTCGGCCGCGACCTCGACCACCGCTTCCCCGACCGTACGCCCTATGCGGGCGAGGACGCGGGCACGCTCGCGCTGTCCGTCGCGGGATGGACCGTGCGGCACCCGGTCGACCAGCAGCGCACGGTCGTCGACGACGTGTCGCTGACCGTGCGGCGCGGCGAGATCGTCGGCATCGCGGGCCTGATGGGCGCGGGCCGCACCGAACTCGCGATGTCCGTCTTCGGGCGCTCGTACGGCGTCTACGTCGCCGGGGACGTGGCGGTGAACGGCCGCCCGGTGGTGACGCGGACCGTCCCCGCCGCGGTCGACGCGGGCATCGCGTACGTCACTGAGGACCGCAAGCGGTACGGCCTCAACCTCATCGACGACATCAACCGCAACGTCTCCCTGGCCTCGCTGCCCGGCATGCGGCGCCGGGGCGTCGTGGACGAGCACCACGAGCGCTCGGTCGCCGAGCGCTACCGCAAGGCCATGAACATCAAGGCGCCCACCGTCTTCGAGGAGGTGGGCAGGCTCTCCGGCGGCAATCAGCAGAAAGTCGTCCTGAGCAAGTGGATCCACGCCGACCCCGAGGTGCTGATCCTCGACGAGCCGACGCGCGGCATCGACGTGGGCGCCAAGTACGAGATCTACACGGTCATCGACGAGCTCGCCGCGCAGGGCAAGGCCGTCCTGTTCATCTCCTCCGAACTCCCCGAGCTGCTCGGGATGTGCGACCGGATCTACACGATGGCCGAGGGCCGCCTGACCGGTGAGGTCACGCGCGCGGAGGCCACCCAGGAAGTCCTGATGCGCCACATGACCCAGACCAGAAGCCCCAAGAGCTGA
- the nadE gene encoding ammonia-dependent NAD(+) synthetase — MTDPASTALQQEIARDLQVSASFDPAREIERRVAFLTERLTSTGLRSLVLGISGGVDSTTAGRLCQLAVERARTAGHEATFYAMRLPYGVQADEKDAQLALGFIAADQVLTVDVKAASDAALEAALTGGVVFRDERHQDFVQGNIKARQRMIAQYAVAGARDGLVVGTDHAAEAVSGFFTKFGDGAADVVPLTGLTKRRVRAVADALGAPAELVWKVPTADLETLDPGKPDEDALGVTYDEIDDFLEGKPVSDASFRSIVGRYRLTDHKRRLPIAPTA; from the coding sequence GTGACCGACCCGGCGTCCACCGCACTGCAGCAGGAGATCGCCCGGGATCTCCAGGTGTCCGCGAGCTTCGACCCGGCGCGCGAGATCGAGCGCCGCGTCGCCTTCCTCACCGAGCGGCTGACCTCGACGGGGCTGCGCTCGCTGGTGCTCGGCATCAGCGGAGGGGTGGACTCCACGACCGCGGGACGGCTGTGCCAGCTCGCCGTCGAGCGGGCCCGCACCGCCGGGCACGAGGCGACCTTCTACGCCATGCGCCTGCCCTACGGCGTCCAGGCCGACGAGAAGGACGCGCAGCTCGCACTGGGCTTCATCGCCGCCGACCAGGTCCTGACCGTGGACGTGAAGGCCGCGAGCGACGCCGCGCTGGAGGCCGCGCTCACCGGCGGGGTCGTCTTCAGGGACGAGCGCCACCAGGACTTCGTGCAGGGCAACATCAAGGCCCGGCAGCGGATGATCGCCCAGTACGCGGTCGCGGGCGCGCGGGACGGTCTGGTGGTCGGCACCGACCACGCGGCCGAGGCGGTCTCCGGGTTCTTCACCAAGTTCGGCGACGGCGCGGCCGACGTCGTGCCGCTGACCGGTCTGACCAAGCGCCGGGTGCGGGCGGTCGCCGACGCGCTCGGCGCCCCTGCCGAGCTGGTGTGGAAGGTCCCGACGGCGGACCTGGAGACGCTCGACCCCGGCAAGCCGGACGAGGACGCGCTCGGCGTGACGTACGACGAGATCGACGACTTCCTGGAGGGGAAGCCGGTGTCCGACGCGTCGTTCCGGTCGATCGTCGGCCGCTACCGCCTCACGGACCACAAGCGCAGGCTGCCGATCGCGCCGACGGCCTGA
- a CDS encoding YybH family protein: MTRDEIEVRALLESRADAAQAKDIDRLMPLFAPDVVYFDVVPPMRFAGHGEVRKNFVRWFEGYEGPITLETRELTVAVGDDVAFAHMLHLDSGTRTNGMQSAMLVRSTVCCRRVSGTWLITHEHISLPIDPATLQAWMPPQA, from the coding sequence ATGACCAGAGACGAGATCGAGGTCAGGGCGTTGTTGGAGAGCCGTGCCGACGCCGCGCAGGCGAAGGACATCGACCGGCTCATGCCGCTTTTCGCGCCGGACGTCGTCTACTTCGACGTCGTGCCGCCGATGCGGTTCGCGGGGCACGGCGAAGTGCGCAAGAACTTCGTGCGGTGGTTCGAGGGCTATGAGGGGCCCATCACGCTGGAGACGCGGGAGCTCACCGTCGCGGTCGGGGACGACGTCGCGTTCGCCCACATGCTGCACCTGGATTCCGGAACCCGTACGAACGGGATGCAGAGCGCGATGCTGGTGCGGTCGACCGTGTGCTGTCGGCGGGTGAGCGGCACGTGGCTGATCACGCACGAGCACATCTCGCTGCCGATCGACCCGGCGACGCTGCAGGCCTGGATGCCGCCCCAGGCGTGA
- a CDS encoding methyltransferase, whose translation MANGGTGAADAGGVTGAGDGADPRQLVQLVFGSMAAQTLRAAARMRVVELIGDKERTAAEVAAEAGARPEGMIRLLRALAGIGVVAERTPGVFAVTPTGALLDSRRPGNVASLVLMMSDPTMLRGWEHLDEVVRTGEPAFDTVFGTDFFGHLREHPEESARFNEAMSQSTGAAAATLPRAFDFTRFATVADVGGGDGTLLSAVLKEHTGLTGIIYDTAEGLAQAPATLERHGLTERCSSVAGDFFQSAPKGADLYLLKSILHDWPDERAVTILSHCRAVLPPEGRVLILEHVLPEAVDPAAPGFAYLSDLNMLVNLGGRERTRADFDELCGRAGLSIVSVTPMGAPNPLSMIEVAAA comes from the coding sequence GTGGCGAACGGTGGAACCGGAGCGGCGGATGCCGGGGGCGTAACGGGGGCGGGGGACGGGGCGGACCCCAGGCAACTGGTCCAGCTCGTCTTCGGGAGCATGGCGGCGCAGACGCTGCGCGCGGCCGCCCGGATGCGGGTGGTCGAGCTGATCGGCGACAAGGAGCGGACCGCCGCCGAGGTCGCCGCAGAGGCCGGGGCCCGCCCCGAGGGCATGATCCGGCTGCTGCGCGCGCTCGCGGGCATCGGCGTGGTGGCGGAGCGGACGCCGGGCGTCTTCGCGGTGACGCCCACGGGCGCCCTGCTCGACTCGCGACGACCCGGCAACGTCGCGTCCCTGGTGCTCATGATGTCCGACCCGACGATGCTGCGCGGCTGGGAACACCTCGACGAGGTCGTACGGACGGGTGAGCCCGCCTTCGACACGGTGTTCGGCACGGACTTCTTCGGCCACCTCAGGGAGCATCCCGAGGAGTCCGCCCGGTTCAACGAGGCGATGAGTCAGAGCACCGGGGCGGCGGCCGCCACGCTGCCCCGCGCCTTCGACTTCACCAGGTTCGCCACCGTCGCCGACGTCGGCGGCGGCGACGGCACGCTGCTCTCCGCCGTACTGAAGGAGCACACGGGCCTCACGGGCATCATCTACGACACGGCGGAGGGCCTGGCCCAGGCACCCGCGACGCTGGAGCGGCACGGGCTCACCGAGCGGTGCTCGTCGGTGGCCGGTGACTTCTTCCAGTCGGCCCCCAAGGGCGCCGACCTCTACCTCCTGAAGAGCATCCTGCACGACTGGCCGGACGAGCGGGCGGTGACCATCCTGAGCCACTGTCGCGCGGTGCTGCCGCCCGAGGGCCGGGTGCTGATCCTGGAGCACGTCCTGCCCGAGGCCGTCGACCCGGCGGCCCCGGGGTTCGCGTATCTGAGCGATCTGAACATGCTCGTGAACCTGGGCGGCAGGGAACGCACCCGGGCCGATTTCGACGAGCTCTGCGGCAGGGCCGGGCTCTCCATCGTGTCCGTGACGCCGATGGGGGCGCCGAACCCGCTCTCGATGATCGAGGTGGCGGCCGCCTGA
- a CDS encoding class I SAM-dependent methyltransferase, producing the protein MSVTSKYRAAWESFWSDAPDEQGAVFWDAEPALTAGLHLALFEPHLAAAGLPIIDLGCGNGTQTRFLADRYPRVLGVDISAAALDHARRADPAGQADFRQLDIAEWSVAEQLHAELGDVNVYMRGVLHQCDPDDRQPLLDNIARLVGERGRAFVVELSEAAKPVLLGLAQSPTGPPPKLAPVFAHGLAPAEVVDEAVREYVAAAGLAVLAEGELPLTTTEFRPDGTRIELPSWWQVLGLD; encoded by the coding sequence ATGAGCGTCACGAGTAAGTACCGGGCCGCCTGGGAGTCGTTCTGGAGCGACGCGCCCGACGAACAGGGCGCCGTGTTCTGGGACGCCGAACCCGCTCTGACCGCGGGACTCCACCTCGCCCTCTTCGAGCCGCACCTGGCCGCCGCGGGGCTGCCCATCATCGATCTGGGCTGTGGCAACGGCACCCAGACGCGGTTCCTCGCCGACCGCTATCCGCGCGTCCTCGGCGTCGACATCTCCGCCGCCGCGCTCGATCACGCCCGGCGGGCGGACCCGGCGGGACAGGCCGACTTCCGGCAGCTCGACATCGCCGAGTGGAGCGTCGCCGAGCAGCTGCACGCGGAACTCGGCGATGTGAACGTCTACATGCGCGGCGTGCTCCACCAGTGCGATCCCGACGACAGGCAGCCGCTGCTCGACAACATCGCGCGCCTGGTGGGGGAGCGCGGCAGAGCCTTCGTCGTCGAACTGTCCGAGGCCGCCAAGCCCGTCCTGCTCGGCCTGGCGCAGAGCCCCACGGGCCCGCCGCCGAAGCTGGCGCCGGTCTTCGCGCACGGCCTCGCACCGGCCGAGGTCGTCGACGAGGCGGTGCGGGAGTACGTCGCGGCCGCGGGCCTCGCGGTCCTTGCCGAGGGGGAACTCCCGCTGACCACCACCGAGTTCAGGCCCGATGGCACGCGGATCGAACTGCCGTCGTGGTGGCAGGTCCTCGGCCTGGACTGA
- a CDS encoding zinc-dependent alcohol dehydrogenase yields MSSRAIVVERPGAHRLVTRGTPTPGPGEVLVRVAAAGICGSDREVYDGHRDAAYVRYPVIPGHEWSGTVAAVGEGVDPGLLGRRTVAEGFRACGVCERCRCAETNLCTGGYAETGFTEPGAFADHLTVPARLLHLLRDDADLRAAALLEPAAVVAAAVRAGGLRPGERVAVVGAGTLGLLAVQLLAASGPGELVVVDPRGARGARARECGATSALSPVAAESVRGSFDLVVETAGAPTTAASSCLLARRGGRVVLTGMFTEGAVGIDPVHLSLSQLEVRSVFGASSAAWGDAVRAFGLGLIDPAALITHEFPLERFGEAVSLVGGGDPKTGKVLLRP; encoded by the coding sequence GTGAGCAGCCGCGCGATCGTCGTCGAGCGGCCCGGCGCACACCGCCTGGTCACCCGGGGCACCCCCACCCCCGGCCCCGGCGAGGTCCTCGTCCGCGTGGCCGCCGCGGGCATCTGCGGGAGCGACCGCGAGGTGTACGACGGACACCGCGACGCCGCGTACGTGCGCTACCCCGTGATCCCCGGCCACGAGTGGTCGGGGACCGTCGCTGCGGTCGGCGAGGGCGTCGACCCCGGGCTGCTCGGGCGCAGGACCGTCGCCGAGGGGTTCCGGGCGTGCGGTGTCTGCGAGCGGTGCCGGTGCGCGGAGACGAACCTGTGCACCGGCGGGTACGCGGAGACCGGGTTCACCGAGCCCGGCGCCTTCGCCGACCATCTGACCGTGCCCGCACGGCTGTTGCACCTCCTGCGCGACGACGCCGACCTGCGGGCCGCGGCGCTCCTGGAACCGGCCGCGGTGGTCGCGGCGGCGGTGCGGGCGGGCGGCCTCCGGCCGGGTGAGCGCGTCGCGGTGGTCGGGGCGGGGACGCTCGGGCTGCTCGCGGTGCAGTTGCTCGCGGCTTCCGGCCCCGGTGAGCTGGTGGTGGTCGATCCGCGCGGGGCGCGGGGTGCGCGGGCCCGGGAGTGCGGGGCGACCTCGGCGCTCTCCCCCGTCGCGGCCGAATCCGTACGCGGTTCGTTCGACCTCGTCGTGGAGACCGCGGGGGCGCCGACCACCGCCGCCTCGTCGTGTCTGCTCGCCCGGCGCGGCGGGCGGGTCGTGCTCACCGGGATGTTCACGGAGGGGGCCGTGGGGATCGACCCCGTGCATCTCTCCCTCAGTCAGCTGGAGGTGCGGTCCGTCTTCGGGGCGTCGTCCGCGGCGTGGGGCGATGCGGTGCGGGCGTTCGGGCTCGGGCTGATCGACCCCGCGGCGCTGATCACGCACGAGTTTCCTCTGGAGCGGTTCGGAGAGGCGGTTTCTCTCGTCGGTGGGGGTGACCCCAAGACCGGGAAGGTGCTTTTGCGTCCTTGA
- the mmsB gene encoding multiple monosaccharide ABC transporter permease, whose amino-acid sequence MTTTTTPPGSSRDASDAPPPARWPAGALLLRSVRSNTRQYGMLIALAFLVVLFQIWTDGTLLLPNNVSNLIQQNGYILILAIGMMIVIIAGHIDLSVGSLVAFVGAMSAVMMVKHDMPWVLALVLSLLIGAVAGAWQGFFIAYVGIPSFIVTLAGMLLFRGLTQIVLEGQSLAPFPDGFQNIAKGFIPEMGPYTQYHNPTLVLGLLAVALLLLRERRARKRQLAYELDVLPTGLWAAKCVAMTAAVVAFTLTLASFHGVPVVMLIMCGLLIALGYVMRNAVIGRHVYALGGNKAAAKLSGVKDKRVTLLVFVNMGVLAALAGCVYAARLNAGTPQAGLNFELEAIAASFIGGASMSGGVGTVLGAVIGGLVLGVLNNGMSLVGIGTDYQQVIKGLVLLAAVGFDVWNKRKAGR is encoded by the coding sequence ATGACGACCACGACCACTCCCCCGGGCTCCTCCCGGGACGCGTCCGACGCCCCGCCACCCGCGCGGTGGCCGGCGGGCGCGCTGCTGCTGCGAAGCGTGCGCTCCAACACGCGCCAGTACGGCATGCTCATCGCCCTGGCGTTCCTCGTCGTGCTGTTCCAGATCTGGACCGACGGGACGCTGCTGCTCCCGAACAACGTCTCCAACCTGATCCAGCAGAACGGCTACATCCTCATCCTGGCCATCGGCATGATGATCGTCATCATCGCGGGCCACATCGACCTCTCCGTGGGCTCGTTGGTCGCCTTCGTCGGCGCCATGTCGGCGGTCATGATGGTCAAGCACGACATGCCCTGGGTGCTCGCCCTGGTCCTCTCGCTCCTGATCGGCGCGGTCGCGGGGGCCTGGCAGGGCTTCTTCATCGCGTACGTCGGCATCCCCTCGTTCATCGTGACGCTGGCCGGGATGCTGCTCTTCCGCGGACTCACCCAGATCGTCCTTGAGGGCCAGTCGCTCGCGCCGTTCCCCGACGGGTTCCAGAACATCGCCAAGGGCTTCATCCCGGAGATGGGCCCCTACACCCAGTACCACAACCCGACGCTCGTCCTCGGCCTGCTCGCCGTCGCGTTGCTGCTCCTGCGTGAACGGCGCGCTCGCAAGCGCCAGTTGGCGTACGAGCTCGATGTCCTGCCGACCGGTCTGTGGGCGGCCAAGTGCGTGGCGATGACCGCGGCCGTGGTGGCGTTCACCCTCACCCTCGCCAGCTTCCACGGCGTGCCCGTCGTCATGCTCATCATGTGCGGCCTGCTCATCGCGCTGGGCTATGTCATGCGCAACGCCGTCATCGGCCGCCATGTGTACGCCCTCGGCGGCAACAAGGCCGCGGCGAAGCTGTCGGGCGTCAAGGACAAGCGGGTCACCCTCCTGGTCTTCGTGAACATGGGCGTCCTCGCGGCGCTCGCGGGCTGCGTGTACGCGGCGCGCCTGAACGCGGGCACCCCGCAGGCCGGGCTCAACTTCGAACTGGAGGCGATCGCCGCCTCGTTCATCGGCGGCGCGTCGATGAGCGGCGGCGTCGGCACGGTCCTTGGCGCGGTCATCGGCGGCCTCGTCCTCGGCGTCCTGAACAACGGCATGTCCCTGGTCGGCATCGGCACGGACTACCAGCAGGTCATCAAGGGGCTCGTACTGCTCGCCGCGGTCGGCTTCGACGTCTGGAACAAGCGCAAGGCGGGCCGCTAG